The region ACCGCAGCGGATGGCGACATGGAAGGCATTCCGGTGGCGTTGATGGAAGCGATGGCGGTGGGGCTGCCGGTGGTCTCGACCTATCACAGCGGCATCCCGGAGCTGATTCAGAACAACGTCAGCGGCTGGCTGGTCTCGGAAAACGACGCCGAAGAGTTGGCCGACACGTTGCTGCGTCTGTCACGCGGTGATGTTGATGTCGCGCCGGTAGTGGCTGCCGCGCGACACAAAGTGGAAACCGAGTTCAATCAGCACATTGCTTATGGTGAGCTGGCTAAAATTCTGGAGCGCATGGTGTGAGCGGATTAAAAAAACAGGCCGTCTGGCTGTTTGGCAGTACCTGCTTCGCGGCATTGCTGCAGGTGTTACAGCTCAGCGTTCTGGCGCGAAAACTGGAAGCGCATGAGTTAGGTTTACTAGCCATTATCAACGCCATTCTGGCGGTGGCAACGGTGTTGCAGGATATGGGGATGAGCAGCTATATCGTGCATCGCCAGGACATCAACCGCCGCCAGCAGAGTACCATTTATTGGGTCAACGTCTCGCTCAGCTTGTGTACCGGCTTGATTATGCTGGCGATTGCCTTCCCGGTATCGTGGTTCTATCACCTGCCTGAATTGACAGGGCTGATCATGCTCACCAGCCTCAACTTCCTCGTGCTGGGACATCTGTCGCAGTATCAGGCGCACTATGTGAAATCCAAACGTATGGTGACGCTGGCGAAGATTGAGATGGCGACCAAGCTGTTCGCGTTCATCTGTACCGTGGCGATGCTGTACTTTACCTCGCTCACGGTGGCGGCGGCGATCCTTGGACTGTTCATCAATGCCTTTACGCGCATCCTGTGCATGATCTACTTCGGGGAGAAGTCGTGGCGTCCAACGTGGGAGTTTGAAGGGGCGACCTTCATCAGCGCGGTGCGTTACGGTATCTATCAGCTCGGTTCGCAGACCATTAATCAGCTGCGTACCCAGGCGGATGCGTTAATCGTCGGTAAAGTGATGGGCGCGGAGATGCTGGGGATCTACTCGCTGGCCAAAGAGTTGATTCTGCAGCCGCTGAAGCTGGTATCACCGGTGATTAACCGTCTGGCGCTGCCGCGTTTCGCCGAGAAGCAGCACGATCCGGAGCAGCTGAAAAATCTATTCCTGAAAGGCACCTTCGTCATCATGTTGTTCAGCAGCGCGATGTATCTGGCGATTGGCATTCTTTCGCCGGTGATCGTACGCGTGCTGTATGGCGCGTCGCATGAGCAGGTTTACCATCTGATTCCACTGATGCTGCTATTCGGTATGCTGCGTCCGATGGGGGGCTTAACCGGCGCGATTTCCCAGGCGAACGGCAAGACCAACGTCGAGTTCTACTGGAACATCGTCGCCAGTCTGGTGGTGGTGGTGGTGTTGGCGACAACCTACATCTGGCCGAACGTGCTGTATGTGGCGCTGACGTTGTCTATCTCGCAGGTGTTGATTTCTGCCTTCGCCCATCCGTTCTTTATCAAGCCGGTGATTGGTATCCGCTTTATGCCGTATGCCCGCCAGTGGGTTTCGGTGTCGGTGGTGTTTGTCGGCCTGATGATGCTAGTGAATCACTTCAACTTGTTTGTGATGCCGGAGTGGTTTGAGGGTTGGCTGTAGGTTTTGCCATTACTACGTGATCTGCGCGGGCATGCACTTGCTGCCTGCACAGATCCGTAACGGCGACATGTATGGCGTAATGCCGCTCGCTTAAGCCAGGGAGTGCGTATTCAACCCGGTTCTCCCTCAATGCGCATCCTGTGAAATTCGCACTGAACAATGTAGGGTCGCCATTTATGGCGACCAAAACGCACTCAACTGACCAGCATTACGCCATTTATGGCGCAGTCTACCCGCACGCACCACGAAAAAACTCCGC is a window of Pantoea rwandensis DNA encoding:
- a CDS encoding MOP flippase family protein → MSGLKKQAVWLFGSTCFAALLQVLQLSVLARKLEAHELGLLAIINAILAVATVLQDMGMSSYIVHRQDINRRQQSTIYWVNVSLSLCTGLIMLAIAFPVSWFYHLPELTGLIMLTSLNFLVLGHLSQYQAHYVKSKRMVTLAKIEMATKLFAFICTVAMLYFTSLTVAAAILGLFINAFTRILCMIYFGEKSWRPTWEFEGATFISAVRYGIYQLGSQTINQLRTQADALIVGKVMGAEMLGIYSLAKELILQPLKLVSPVINRLALPRFAEKQHDPEQLKNLFLKGTFVIMLFSSAMYLAIGILSPVIVRVLYGASHEQVYHLIPLMLLFGMLRPMGGLTGAISQANGKTNVEFYWNIVASLVVVVVLATTYIWPNVLYVALTLSISQVLISAFAHPFFIKPVIGIRFMPYARQWVSVSVVFVGLMMLVNHFNLFVMPEWFEGWL